The Flavobacterium faecale genomic sequence AAAAATGAAAAGTATAGCTCCAGATTTAAGAAATTACGAAACATTTTCTCTTTATGATTTTCTCAAAGAAAAAAATAATTTTGAAATAAGTTCTTCAGTAAATGAAGTTTTTTTTGAAAAGCAAACTTATATTTATCAACCTCCTTTTAATGGTAATTATGTTTATGAGATTATTAGTGGATCAGTGAAGTTAGGTGGTTATTCAGATAAAGGAGAAGAATATATTTATGATGTCCTGTCTAAAGGGGATTTTTTTGGAAACTTCATGTATTTAAATGGTCAATTTGCTGAGTTTTCAAAAGCTATAGTTGATGTAGAACTAAGATTATATGAATTGAGCTTTTTTAAAATGGAAGTAAAAAAATATCCAGTATCTGCGGAGTGGTTCTTTAGTTACTTAACTAAAAGATGGTATTTGACAGAGAAAAAATTATGCAAAGTTAATGATAGTTGTGTTCTAGGAAAATTAAACTTTTTGGAAGAGGTGTATCAAACAAACTTCATGGATGCCCGTGGTAAGATTTATAATGTTTACAATCTTTTAACTCAAAAAGATAAGGGTGACCTTGTTGGGGCCACCCGTCAAACTATTGCTTCAGCTTTAAAAAGTAAATTACTTTGACTCTTTTATTATGCCAGGATACAAAACACCTTCAAGTGCTGTAAAATTTAGGTTTAATATACTGCTTACAATGGGGGCAATATCTTCTAATCCCATTTTTTCAATAACTATTCCTTTATTTACATCAGATCCAAAAGCTACAAAACCTGTTTCAATTTGCTGAAAATCGGGATAATATCCATGCATACCTCCCTTTTTAGGAGTTATCAGGTTGCCACTAGTGTTTCCAGACATTGAAATTCCTGGAATAGGATTTAAAGCTAAAACGGCATTAGGATCAGCTCCTATAATATCAAGTTGTTGTCTAGAAACAATTTTGAATAGTTTTTTCACGTTTGCAGGTAGATTGTTCAATTTCTTATAAATAGCATCAATTGTTTTTTTGTCATTCTTGTCCTTAACCATTAAAAAAGCTGATGCACCAGAAGTATGGAAAATAGCCTTCCAATTGTTTCTTTCTTTTTTATCTTCTAAAAGACCTTCTTCAACTAACCAAATATTTGGATTGAGTGCTGAATGAATGTCAACAAAACCATGATCACCAGTTACAATGATAGTTGTACTATCTTCTAGTCCAGCCCTTTTAGAAGCTTCTAGTATCTTACCAATTGCTCTATCGACAGCAGCAATTGATGTATGTACTTTTTCCCCTTCTCTCCCTTGTTCATGTTGAAAGTGATCAACAGCAAAAAGATGGATAGACATGAAATTGGGTTTGTATTTTTCGAGCGTGTACGCGGCCATTTCACCGATTCGATCTTCTCTATTTAAATAATCACCATTGAACGTTCTATCGTTTAATTTTCCAAGGACTTCTATTTCCATTTCATTTAAAAAACCTTTTGGATTTTCATTATCTCTCATTGGTTTAATACTTCCGTAATTACTTTCTAAGCTCCAATATTCGGGGATGTTGAAATCTATAGTCGCTCCAACTGTTACGGGCCACAAGAAACTTGCAGTTGTTTGGTTAGCTTCTCGTACTGCTGTCCATAATGTTTTAGTCTTAATTAAACTATTTTCCCAGTACCAGCGGCCTGTTTGTCCTGTTTCTTCAAAAGGGCTATTGTAATAAATACCATGGTCTTTAGGAAATGCTCCTGTAATCAAAGTTGTGTGTGAAGGATATGTAACAGATGGAAATATGCCTCTAACTCCTCTTGCAGATACGCCTTGTTTAACCATCATTTTTAAATTAGGAACAGGCCATTTTTCTTCTAAATAAAATTCAGGTCTAAATCCATCTACAGAAATTAAGACTACATGTTTAGGATCTTTTTTTTGCTGTGCTATAATTAATATAGACAGTTGAAGTA encodes the following:
- a CDS encoding alkaline phosphatase family protein, producing the protein MRTKKIIFLIGLLQLSILIIAQQKKDPKHVVLISVDGFRPEFYLEEKWPVPNLKMMVKQGVSARGVRGIFPSVTYPSHTTLITGAFPKDHGIYYNSPFEETGQTGRWYWENSLIKTKTLWTAVREANQTTASFLWPVTVGATIDFNIPEYWSLESNYGSIKPMRDNENPKGFLNEMEIEVLGKLNDRTFNGDYLNREDRIGEMAAYTLEKYKPNFMSIHLFAVDHFQHEQGREGEKVHTSIAAVDRAIGKILEASKRAGLEDSTTIIVTGDHGFVDIHSALNPNIWLVEEGLLEDKKERNNWKAIFHTSGASAFLMVKDKNDKKTIDAIYKKLNNLPANVKKLFKIVSRQQLDIIGADPNAVLALNPIPGISMSGNTSGNLITPKKGGMHGYYPDFQQIETGFVAFGSDVNKGIVIEKMGLEDIAPIVSSILNLNFTALEGVLYPGIIKESK
- a CDS encoding Crp/Fnr family transcriptional regulator: MKSIAPDLRNYETFSLYDFLKEKNNFEISSSVNEVFFEKQTYIYQPPFNGNYVYEIISGSVKLGGYSDKGEEYIYDVLSKGDFFGNFMYLNGQFAEFSKAIVDVELRLYELSFFKMEVKKYPVSAEWFFSYLTKRWYLTEKKLCKVNDSCVLGKLNFLEEVYQTNFMDARGKIYNVYNLLTQKDKGDLVGATRQTIASALKSKLL